Proteins co-encoded in one Acetomicrobium sp. S15 = DSM 107314 genomic window:
- the secG gene encoding preprotein translocase subunit SecG, with translation MRIFLMVIHVISCTVLIDVILLQHDDPSDQPGDAEQPPVGRAEDKPRHMGNQRPTKPMTPQKETTTAVAHEETKSRRAL, from the coding sequence ATGAGGATTTTTCTTATGGTCATTCATGTGATATCCTGTACTGTTTTAATTGATGTTATATTATTACAGCATGATGATCCCTCCGATCAGCCAGGAGACGCAGAGCAACCGCCCGTGGGCAGGGCCGAAGATAAGCCTCGCCATATGGGGAACCAAAGGCCCACGAAGCCTATGACGCCGCAAAAAGAAACGACGACGGCTGTGGCGCACGAGGAGACCAAAAGCAGGAGGGCTCTCA